From a single Lolium rigidum isolate FL_2022 chromosome 7, APGP_CSIRO_Lrig_0.1, whole genome shotgun sequence genomic region:
- the LOC124674538 gene encoding pectinesterase-like produces MSALHEKRRNLFVLLTLTLAAATSAASDVSFYPSAETAAAAHCDGTLYPELCLSTLSTIPDLHKKSLPEVITHTCNRTQTNVAAMASNCSSYFHGRLLSARDSVALSDCMELLDTTMDDLQASISDLQHPEMRPTVDHCMTVLSAGITNQQTCLEGLAYQKGGDVRSYMEPGIRHIARMVSNSLAMAKKLPGAAAPSPSTPSVQQERQPFTGYGQMVKGFPRWVKAGDRRLLQAAPSGINANAVVAKDGSGGYTTVSAAVAAAPTNSKSRYVIYIKAGAYMENVEVGKNQKNLMFIGDGIGKTVIKASRNVADGSTTFRSATVAVVGNNFLARDLTIENSAGPSKHQAVALRVGADLAAFYRCSFVGYQDTLYVHSLRQFFRECDIYGTIDFVFGNSAVVLQSCNLYARRPMASQSNVYTAQGRTDPNQNTGISIQKCKVAAASDLAAVQSSFRTYLGRPWKQYSRTVYLQSDLGSVVDPAGWLAWDGTFALDTLYYGEYQNTGAGASTSNRVKWKGYRVISSSSEASTFTVGSFIDGDVWLAGTSIPFSTGL; encoded by the exons ATGTCGGCCTTACACGAGAAACGAAGGAATCTCTTCGTCCTCCTCACCCTCACACTGGCCGCCGCCACGTCCGCCGCGTCCGATGTCTCCTTCTATCCCTCTGCGGAGACCGCCGCCGCGGCGCACTGCGACGGCACGCTGTACCCGGAGCTCTGCCTGTCCACGCTCtccaccattccggacctccacaAGAAGTCCCTCCCGGAAGTCATCACCCACACCTGCAACCGCACGCAGACCAATGTCGCCGCCATGGCTTCGAACTGCTCCTCCTACTTCCACGGGAGGCTCCTCAGCGCGCGAGACAGCGTCGCCCTGTCGGACTGCATGGAGCTTCTCGACACCACCATGGACGACCTCCAGGCCAGCATCTCCGACCTGCAGCACCCCGAGATGCGCCCGACCGTGGACCACTGCATGACGGTCCTCTCCGCCGGCATCACCAACCAGCAGACCTGCCTGGAGGGCCTCGCGTACCAGAAGGGCGGCGACGTGCGGTCATACATGGAGCCCGGCATCCGCCACATCGCCCGAATGGTCAGCAACTCGCTGGCCATGGCAAAGAAGCTGCCGGGAGCCGCGGCGCCCTCGCCGTCCACGCCGAGCGTGCAACAAGAGCGCCAACCATTCACGGGGTACGGGCAGATGGTGAAGGGGTTCCCGCGGTGGGTGAAGGCTGGTGACCGGCGGCTGCTGCAGGCGGCGCCGTCGGGCATTAACGCGAACGCGGTGGTGGCCAAGGACGGGAGCGGGGGCTACACGACGGTGTCAGCTGCGGTCGCGGCGGCCCCGACTAACTCGAAGAGCAGGTACGTGATATACATCAAGGCCGGCGCCTACATGGAGAATGTGGAGGTGGGGAAGAACCAGAAGAACCTCATGTTCATCGGCGACGGCATTGGGAAGACGGTCATCAAGGCAAGCCGCAACGTCGCCGACGGCTCCACCACCTTCCGCTCCGCCACAGTCG CGGTGGTGGGCAACAACTTCCTGGCCCGGGATCTGACCATCGAGAACTCGGCCGGCCCGTCGAAGCACCAAGCGGTGGCGCTCCGCGTCGGCGCCGACCTAGCCGCTTTCTACCGCTGCAGCTTCGTGGGTTACCAGGACACTCTGTACGTGCACTCCCTCCGGCAATTCTTCCGCGAGTGCGACATCTACGGCACCATCGACTTCGTGTTCGGCAACTCCGCCGTGGTGCTGCAGAGCTGCAACCTCTACGCGCGGCGGCCCATGGCGAGCCAGAGCAACGTCTACACGGCGCAGGGCCGGACGGACCCGAACCAGAACACGGGCATCTCCATCCAGAAGTGCAAGGTCGCCGCCGCGTCGGACCTCGCCGCCGTGCAGTCGAGCTTCCGGACGTACCTGGGCAGGCCGTGGAAGCAGTACTCGCGCACGGTGTACTTGCAGTCGGATCTGGGCAGCGTCGTCGACCCCGCGGGGTGGCTCGCGTGGGACGGCACCTTTGCGCTCGACACGCTCTACTACGGCGAGTACCAGAACACGGGGGCCGGAGCTAGCACGTCCAACCGGGTGAAGTGGAAGGGTTACCGCGTGATAAGCAGCTCGTCGGAGGCCAGCACCTTCACTGTGGGGTCATTCATCGACGGCGACGTCTGGCTAGCCGGCACGTCCATCCCCTTCTCCACCGGGTTGTGA
- the LOC124674853 gene encoding uncharacterized protein LOC124674853 yields MDWHAWLSSARLEPTLVNEYALVLARNELEAGDAAYFDHEFLRCMGISVAKHRLEILKLARPRCLRRSSSAVTAASLSRIFAAVDRAARYLRSIVRRRGESSSSAALVLVPCQQQPDGVDFVRSSSSYGYCKAPKRTRSKPKAAAAAAPRAGGCRGAATVHAMKDIDSGGEETVKWDRMFQDLNPN; encoded by the coding sequence ATGGACTGGCACGCGTGGCTCTCGTCGGCGCGGCTGGAGCCGACGCTGGTGAACGAGTACGCGCTGGTGCTGGCACGCAACGAGCTGGAGGCCGGCGACGCCGCCTACTTCGACCACGAGTTCCTCCGCTGCATGGGCATCTCCGTCGCCAAGCACCGCCTCGAGATCCTGAAGCTCGCGCGCCCCCGCTGcctccgccgctcctcctccgccgtcaccGCCGCGTCGCTCTCCCGGATCTTCGCTGCCGTCGACCGCGCCGCCAGGTATCTGCGCTCGATCGTCCGCCGACGCGGGGAGTCGTCGTCCTCGGCGGCGCTCGTGCTGGTCCCATGCCAGCAGCAGCCCGACGGCGTCGACTTCGTACGCTCGAGCTCCAGCTACGGCTATTGCAAGGCGCCGAAGCGGACCAGGTCCAAGCCCAAGGCTGCCGCGGCTGCTGCACCGAGGGCCGGCGGATGCAGGGGCGCCGCGACGGTGCACGCCATGAAGGACATCGACAGCGGCGGCGAGGAGACGGTCAAGTGGGACCGCATGTTCCAGGACCTTAACCCAAACTGA